In one window of Enoplosus armatus isolate fEnoArm2 chromosome 7, fEnoArm2.hap1, whole genome shotgun sequence DNA:
- the rai2 gene encoding retinoic acid-induced protein 2: MEGSNDTGTQSQTDVCSAEVGGGEVPGKAEDGVNPLAPADSCGGKGALSNLVEPPAPSVGSPAAETPGGVALKVATTVLHPVCLGESPLMLPIHLQMAGAAGPQLGQMGAAPYLLASQSPVSLPLVLDQQVIQHMSPSVIPQSANCPQLPLQNNVLCQNPLVFGLPPAGDQKSAGQTQDANLLSLLQNPAFAAILQDLFPSQAGSSTCQSPGSTFFPLPPLTPPYTSPLAPLVPPATLLVPYPVIIPLPVPLPVPLPIPIPVPQTEDSKGNMPKPVCTVSKSTQTSPKDTTSPTLSSGRCMPSFQPPNVSPSSLPVDEGQALDLSVRACPVELKQEYPSPQQDSVLDLSVPGVRKKCVQSDREVAFRSGQDTSAASLSLGVECTQSLDSKLLGSLASLEFSRQHKWVVDSSAGGSSSLSQEASLSRAGNLEIVSTSQTAKVIVSVKDAIPAILCGKIKGLSGVSTKNFSIKRDGGQGASLQQLYGMPSASQGEQHDPGKKVPKSRAIKLKKVSSQEIHFLPMKKQRLTALLPRK, from the coding sequence ATGGAGGGCAGTAATGACACTGGGACACAGTCCCAAACTGATGTGTGCAGCGctgaggtgggaggaggagaagtccCCGGTAAAGCGGAGGATGGAGTAAATCCGCTTGCTCCTGCTGACTCCTGTGGTGGTAAAGGAGCACTCTCTAACCTGGTGGAGCCTCCTGCACCGTCTGTGGGGAGTCCCGCGGCTGAGACTCCGGGAGGTGTGGCGCTTAAGGTCGCCACCACTGTACTACACCCGGTGTGCCTGGGAGAGAGTCCACTTATGCTGCCCATTCACCTCCAGATGGCGGGAGCGGCCGGGCCTCAGCTCGGCCAAATGGGGGCAGCGCCGTACTTGTTAGCAAGCCAAAGCCCCGTTTCACTTCCCCTGGTCTTGGATCAGCAGGTCATCCAGCACATGAGTCCCTCTGTGATTCCTCAGAGCGCTAACTGCCCTCAGCTGCCGCTCCAGAACAATGTCCTGTGTCAGAACCCTCTGGTGTTTGGTTTACCTCCAGCTGGCGACCAGAAGTCGGCGGGACAAACTCAAGACGCtaacctgctctctctcctccagaaTCCAGCGTTTGCAGCCATCTTGCAGGATCTCTTCCCGTCCCAGGCCGGCTCTTCAACCTGTCAGTCGCCAGGTTCTACCTTCTTCCCACTCCCTCCCCTCACACCTCCCTACACCTCTCCTCTGGCCCCATTAGTCCCACCTGCCACACTTCTAGTTCCCTACCCTGTCATCATCCCCCTGCCAGTGCCTCTGCCCGTCCCTCTTCCCATCCCCATTCCTGTCCCTCAGACTGAGGACTCAAAGGGAAACATGCCAAAACCAGTTTGCACTGTGAGCAAAAGCACTCAGACTTCTCCAAAAGATACTACCTCTCCTACGTTGTCTTCAGGCAGATGCATGCCATCATTCCAGCCACCGAATGTGTCCCCGTCCTCGCTTCCTGTAGATGAAGGACAGGCTCTCGACCTTTCTGTCAGAGCATGTCCAGTTGAACTCAAACAGGAATACCCCAGTCCGCAGCAGGACAGTGTGCTCGACTTGTCAGTGCCTGGTGTGAGGAAAAAGTGCGTTCAGTCAGACAGAGAAGTAGCTTTCCGTTCCGGTCAAGACACTAGCGCCGCTTCTTTGTCTCTGGGTGTCGAATGCACACAGAGTTTAGATTCTAAACTCCTGGGCAGTCTGGCTTCACTGGAGTTCAGCCGACAGCATAAGTGGGTGGTTGACAGCAGTGCTGGTGGGTCCAGCTCTCTGAGTCAGGAGGCCTCTCTAAGCAGGGCCGGAAACCTCGAGATAGTCAGCACCTCGCAGACGGCTAAGGTCATTGTCTCGGTGAAGGACGCCATCCCCGCCATCCTCTGCGGAAAGATAAAAGGCCTATCGGGGGTCTCCACCAAGAACTTTTCCATCAAACGGGACGGCGGCCAGGGGgcgtctctgcagcagctctacGGCATGCCGTCGGCATCCCAGGGGGAGCAGCACGACCCCGGCAAAAAGGTCCCGAAGAGCAGAGCCATCAAACTGAAGAAGGTCAGCTCGCAAGAGATCCATTTCCTCCCCATGAAGAAGCAGAGACTCACGGCACTGCTCCCCAGGAAGTGA